TGCATTTTGGCACCATCATGAGCTCCAAAACTTCGGCCCTGGTTTCAAAGGACTGGGGCACATGCATGTTCATTTCATCCCCGTCAAAGTCAGCATTATATGGCGAGGTCACAGACAGATTCAATCGGAATGTCGAGTATGGCATGATCTTGATTCTGTGGCCCATGATAGACATTTTATGGAGACTAGGTTGTCGATTAAAGAGGACAAAGTCTCCATCATTCAAATGACGTTCCACCTGAAGCCACAAAAGTAGAAGTTCAAAATTTACTCTCAAACAGAAAAGACCCAAATCAAAACTTATCAGAATGAAAGAGCAATGCCTTATATCCAAGCTCCAAATGATGATCACTGCTTTTCTTCAAATAACGAAGATCAAGCCTTTGCCCATCATCTCTTATTATATACTTCGCACCAGTTTTACCGGGCGGAGGATGGGGGCCATACTCAACAAGCTCCTTCAACCTGTTTGTTATTGAATAATATTCCATCAATATTGAATAGGAAAATGAAAAATGTAGAAAAGAACAAAGatgggaaaattaaaaaagataaaGTTTACCTTTCAATATTATATGGAGTCACAGTCTCGGGGtatgtgagattcaaagcaatACTCCACGGCACTCCTAATTGATCAATGTTTATGTTTGGATCGGGAGTAATCACTGTCCGAGCTGAAAAATCAACACGTTTCCCCATTAAGTTGCCTCTTATACGCCCTTCTTTCGCCTTCAGTCTACTACAAATTGATTTAATAGGCCTCCCTGATCTCTGCGTAGCCTGTTTCAGTGAGGAAAAATTTCAGAGTACGCATGAAATGAAGTTGTACTGCTTAACATAAATTTATGTGTATCTCCAGTCTACAATCAAAGAAAGACacaaaataaatgaatataGCTACTATGcagaaatatattataatgtaTACATACCCTTGGTAGTCCTGGCAACTCATTGTCAAAATAAGTGGCAATGTGGAATTGCAGAAGTTGTGCAAACTCTGAAATGATATGAGCAGGAGAACCATTTCGTTCCTGCCGCCTGAGATTGTCATTATGACGAATTATCATCGCCAATTGATGAGTCAAATCATCCTGGAGTCAGAAAATACATGAAGTCAGTTATCAACTTATCACCAACAACAATAAATACTACTCTCTTTAGCTACTAAAATTATCAGCTTGCCACTTGTTCtctaaagagaaaggaaaaaacaCAGCACGAAAGAAGCTTACCTCACTCCTGGATGAGGTGTCCATCATTACAGAGGGTCTCACAGGTTGTGGAGGTATAGGCAGAACTTGTAGAATCATCCAATCTGGCCGAGCGTACTTTGGGTTTAATCCCAATATTTGGGAGTCTTCATCACTTATTCTCTTTAAAACACTAAGAACCTGATACAAATTTAACAATGTTTTAGCATCATGAAAAGCTGGCCTGATACAAGGAAAATCTGTCTATTTAAAGTATACCAACCCTTTCTGCAGTAAGGGTCTGTTTCCTTTCCACGGGTTCAGGAAGCTGTTCCGGGTCATCGTTTTTCTTCCTTTGGGCTTTGTACTCTGCATTCATTTTCATACCCTCAATAGAGAGCTTGGGCTGCTGAGCACCACAGCCACCCCGACTTTTCTTTACAGGCTCTTCAGTATCTTGGCCTTGGACATCAATTTCATCACCACCTTcacatttggttttgtttttgcagGCATCCAAAATTTTTTTCAGCCTGCTTTTCGGATTCTTTATTCTCATAGCTTGCTTAAACTTGTGGTCGTCCTGCAAAATGAAGTCACATAAAATTTGCTGGGGTTAACAACTGTCTGCATACTTAAGTATAAGAtccttttttaaaacaaaattgatgTTTTCGGATTCCATGAGGCAACAGACTCATTTTATGCACCGCATCCATTCAAGCCATCCCAAAACATAACCCAACAAATTTACAATGAGGTATACAACAGGCTAGGGACATCCAAATGACCTTTCAATCTATCTTACAAAGTTACAAGACTAACAAGCTTATCAATGTTAGTCAATATCAAGAAAGCAGTACCTCATCGACTAGAATTTTCGAGCAATTGAAGCAAACGCATCGCATTACGGACAGCACAATCTTCATGAAACCGATGTGAAACATTGGTTTTGCAAGCTCAAGGTGCCCAAAATGGCCAGGGCACTCAGCCATGTTGGCTGTACACGTCTCACATTTCAACTTCCGATCAATTGTACCAAGCCGAGGATCACTCAAACCAGCCGTCTTCGGTTTGCCTCCCAACATAGTCTCACTGTGCTCAATCTCCACGACAGACATTTGCCTCTGCaaacaaaacacaccaaaaaaataaatattgtttTAGAACACTCCGATTCACCTAAATACAGCATTCACTAAACCCTAGCAATCATCCAATAACTACCAAATCGATCAAACTCAGTAAACAGCTTTCGAATTCGAAATCTCGCAACAGAATTCACGTTTCTTAATCTTTCTCAGCAAACAAACAGGCGATAACCGAATGAACGCAAAAACGAAGAACAAAGAGGGAGTGGAAAATTACGATTTCGTCGGGGCTGAGGATGCCGAACTGCACGCATTTCACCTTCGCCACCTCGGCTGGCGAGTAGGGAAACCGGATATCCATGGTggcgacgacgacgacgacgacaaaCCCTAGGGTTTGTTGCGAGTTCCGAGTAGAATTCTCACTGTAACTGGAATTAGTCAGCTCGTGGTGGTCGTCAATCAAACAGTCTTctgatttctttgtttttttttctggtttcttttgggtttaattttgtttttctgtttgcGGCGAGATCGATTTCGCACTCGACTCTGAGGGAGAAGCTCTCCGAACAAACCAAAGGGGTAACGGGGCCCTAAGGCTCTATTTATAGGCAAAGTAGGTGGAGGATTGTGGGTACCGACTTGTCTGAAAGACGAAATTGCCCCTCTGAGGTTGACAGCTTCAGCCGCCTCCATGTGGGCCGTGGGCTGTGGCAAAGCCAGTCTGATGGGCTTTTGATCGGAAGTGTTCTGCCAGCGGCTAAAAGTGCATTACGATGataaaggatttttttttttaaagtacttttaaagaaaatggttttaaggttcAAAAGTATTTGAAGTGTTTTCAGTAGGAAACAGCGGTTATATGTATATTGAATGAAGCATTTCAAATGTTTTTTCATGATTAACTACTAAAGAttgatttcaaaaaaaattctcaaaaataactttcagtcatttaaaaCACTTCTCAAATGAGCCATAAAAACACTTTTTTGTGCATTTGACAAAAGTAATTAGAGATCTTTTCTTGAGTGTGAGAAATTATTTGATTGCAATTTTGAATACGTGTTTATTGAAATGCTTTTACAAGAAGCATAAAAGTTGTTTAGGAATGCTTATAAAAAAAGGTATAAAactattcaattttttattagtATCAATCAACATAGTAAGGGCTGgcttggtattgttgtgctttgaaaaaaaattgcttatgctgtgctgtgagaataagcggttgtgaaataaagttgtagagtgtttggtaaactttttttgtaaaaatgcttttgaaaaaaaaacaatattatagtgtttggtaaacttttatgtaaaacagatgtgaaaaaaaatcggtttttcaaagctggggttttgcagctttcttgtttttggctttttttcaccaaaaactgtaaaaaaagctgaagctaaatgtttaccaaacacaaaaaagctcccagtttttttttataccagttTTTTTCAGAATCGACTTAGTACCAAACCAGGCCTAAGTCTCATTGCTCGTCCAAGTcttcttgttttgtttcttcttgtttttggttgatGACCAAGTCGGggtcttgttgttgttgttctctTTTTCTTCACTTGCTTTGCAAGCAACTCCAAGTTGAGGTGAGTTGAAGATGTTACTACCAACACTTGTAAATGGTTCGTTTGGTAAATGAttttaaatgattgaaaacatttttaaagaaaatatttatggatttcaaaaacacttgaagtgctttttaCAAGAAGCACCCGTTATATATTTTTTGCATGAAgtatttaagtgttttttcaagattaacttgcatttttactaagattggtttcaaaaatatttcatctaaaaatattttcagttatttaaaaatatttcccAAACgagaacataatatttgagcGGCTTGTGCAAGTCCGTAATAAAGCTTTATTTGCTTGTGATAACGCATGATAGGGAAGTAAATACTTCAATTTATCTAAACCAAGATTTACTAATTTTTGCTCAAAGATCCAAATGTTTGCTAATCAAATTTTAGAAAATTTGCTGTAATATGATGCTTCCAACTTTTATTTGCCTGCAATAGCGGGTCGGGTTGTATTTTCCAATTGGATCACCCATTGCATTTTTGGCTGGGGCCCACCTGATTTTCCACAATTCTGAAATTTCCTTGCCGGCCGAACGCGGTTTTGGAAACTTCCAGTCGAAACGAAACCATATAAACGCCAAAACGCAGCAAAAACACCATTTCCCAATTCCGCCAATGGCTTATTCCGATTCGACGATCTACACCTGCACGGAGTGCGGAGCCAACCTGAACCTTTCCGCCGCGAATCTCTACCCTCCGGACTTCTTCTTCGAGGCCGGCAACAAGGGAACGGTGTCTTTTGCGGCGGTCGACACCACCAAGTTCCGGTTCGAGAAGGAGGACAAGATCAGGCCGTTCTTCGAGACCAGAAACTACTGGGGGATCCAACGGACGAGGACGAAGATCAAGTGCAACGGCTGCGGGCGGCTGGTCGGCCACGTCTACGACGATGGGCCCCCCATGACTGACAGTCCCCGCCAGTTTCACATGGGGCCCAGCCAGGTTATCCCTCGAGCTGCTCGGTATAGGTTCAAGACGAAGGCCCTTCGCGTTTCGTCTGGGACTTAGGTGGAGTTTTTGTGTAATTTTGGGATTTTCCTTGTATACTGAATAATGATATGGGTTGCGACCATAATTTCTTGATTGTATACTTTTTGTTGTGATTGAAGATTGTATCGAATTTGTGATTAAATAAGTGAAATTTGAGGTGGGTTTTTCTGggaattttggaaaaaaaatcccATGAGCTCTGGAATTTGATCTGGATTGAAGAACATAAATTCAATTATTAAGTTAAACAGATCATTAGGAATAGATTAATTATAAGAAAACGaatgaaaaaatattaaaaacttatGAGTTTTAACGACAAGGATAAGATatggcttttcattaaagtgaatagtaaagttcttatattgaaaattttttaatgtaaaaatatagtttttcgttGAAGTGAAcaataaaattttcatattgACTATACAGATGTTATTAATCACAAATTGATGATATTAACGTATTAAAACTTATAAATTCATGTTAAGATCTGTTAATTAGTTAGTGAAGGCTTTTGGGTAGCCGGCTTGTTAGGGTTGTTCAATTTTTAATTGATGTCTGACTTGGGAGGCTTTGCTGTTCAACGGAAGCAAATATTCGGTGGGACGACATCATTCCTTAGGGTATGCTGTTAGATTCATGACACGTCATCTCTTGCGAAAAATATAAGtatttagatttattttaataGTTGGTTTTTTGGATCTAACTTGATATAATTAGAGTTTCGTTTCCTTATCTATTAGGGTTAGTTTGGTTTTTTAAATATATGGTACTTCGTAACTTTATAGATAACAACTTAATTAAAATGTAGCATTTAATTTGTAATCGTCCCGACATTCTTGTttcgttatttttcttttaataaaataGCTTTCGAAGTTTGTTCGTTAACATACTCTGATTTTGGACTATGTcatccattttataaaataataacacaGCTAAGAGTTGTGACCGTCGCACTTAAACATTTCTGGTTGGAGCCAATTCC
This is a stretch of genomic DNA from Malus domestica chromosome 02, GDT2T_hap1. It encodes these proteins:
- the LOC103407042 gene encoding uncharacterized protein, with the translated sequence MAYSDSTIYTCTECGANLNLSAANLYPPDFFFEAGNKGTVSFAAVDTTKFRFEKEDKIRPFFETRNYWGIQRTRTKIKCNGCGRLVGHVYDDGPPMTDSPRQFHMGPSQVIPRAARYRFKTKALRVSSGT